Part of the Microbacterium sp. Clip185 genome is shown below.
TGTGGAGCAGGATCAGCAGCGTCAGCAGCAGGCTCGTGATGCCGAGGAGCACCTGGAGCACGAACTCGAGAATCTGCACTGTGTTCGTCACCCTTCTTGGCGATCCCGAGATCGCACAAGGAACAAGTATAGCCAACGCGCCGACCAGAGCCGTGAGACGGGGCCGCGCCCCGCCTCACGGCCGAGATCAGACGCCGACGTGCTTCTGGTAGCGGATGATCGCCGCGAACTCCTCGGCGACCAGACTGGCTCCACCCACGAGCGCACCGTCCACGTCGGGCTGGCGCATGAAGGTGGCGATGTTGCCGGACTTGACGGACCCGCCGTAAAGGACACGAGTGCGGGCAGCGGCCTCCTCGCCCAGCACCTCGGCCACGACGCCGCGAAGCGTGGCGCACACGTCCTGCGCCTGCTCGGGCGTGGCAGCCTGGCCGGACCCGATGGCCCAAACCGGCTCGTACGCGACGACGACGTCGGCATCGGCCGACACGCCCTCGAGTGCGACCCGCAACTGGCCGACCGGTACGGCGCTCGCGCCGAACTTCTCCAAGTCCTCCGCGGTTTCGCCGACGCAGATGACCGGGCTCAGCCCGTGGCGGAGAGCCGCCTGCACCTTGGCGGCGACGACGTCGTCCGTCTCGTTGTGGTAGTCACGACGCTCGGAGTGACCGATGATCACGTACTTCGCATCGAGCTTGGCCAGGAATGCTCCGGAGATCTCACCGGTGTACGCCCCCGAGTCGTGCGTCGACAGGTCCTGGGCGCCGAGGGCGAACGGGATCTTGTCCGCGTCGATCAGCGTCTGCACCGTGCGCAGGTCGGTGAACGGCGGGAAGACGGCGACCTCGACGCTGCCCTCGTCGTGCTTGGCGTCCTTG
Proteins encoded:
- the tpiA gene encoding triose-phosphate isomerase, with the protein product MAVTRTPLIAGNWKMNLDHLQAVALVQKLYWTLKDAKHDEGSVEVAVFPPFTDLRTVQTLIDADKIPFALGAQDLSTHDSGAYTGEISGAFLAKLDAKYVIIGHSERRDYHNETDDVVAAKVQAALRHGLSPVICVGETAEDLEKFGASAVPVGQLRVALEGVSADADVVVAYEPVWAIGSGQAATPEQAQDVCATLRGVVAEVLGEEAAARTRVLYGGSVKSGNIATFMRQPDVDGALVGGASLVAEEFAAIIRYQKHVGV